From Coffea arabica cultivar ET-39 chromosome 2e, Coffea Arabica ET-39 HiFi, whole genome shotgun sequence, the proteins below share one genomic window:
- the LOC113732338 gene encoding structural maintenance of chromosomes protein 5 isoform X2 codes for MGPVLGRATSIGAYVKRGEESGYIKITLRGENKGEKITITRKIDVHNKSEWILNGKVVPKKDILEVIQRFNIQINNLTQFLPQDRVCEFAKLTPVQLLEETEKAVGDPRLPIQHRSLITKSQELKKLERTVESNRGSLIQLKGLNAQLERDVERVRQREELLLQVESMRKKLPWLQYDIKKAEYLEAQGWEKEAKKKLDEAANALNQHKIPLEKQKQEKTAHDANCKKLFGLLDSNTKKRLQIEKDDNSLGVQVQGTYNEIEELKLQEESRQRRVNKAKEELQAAELELDNLPVFEHPKDKIEELFAQICELDDAAREIRSAKSQKEGELNQCRQNQRQCVQRLEDMESTNHKRLQALRNSGAEKIFEAYKWVQEHRHEFRKAVYGPVLLEVNVSNRVHADYLEGHVAHYIWKAFITQDPADRDFLFTNLRSFDVPVINHVGDEVCHRRPFQVTEEMRMLGIYSRLDQIFEAPYAVREVLISQFGLEYSYIGSKETDQRADEVLRLDIMDLWTPESHYRWNQSRYGGHISASVDAVQHSHLLLCNVDVREIERLKSKRAELDDRISTLGRDIQAFQSELRHVEDKGANLHREREEINSNYQSQMRKQREVESRINQRRLRLKSMEEKENPDLSLLKLLEKIEELKVKRLQLAIQLKDSIIDAVAYRRDFAEKNLVSIELEDKMKEMEANMKQQEKLSLEASVHCQNCKKKVDDCRRELSAAKKHAESIAKITPELEQEFVKLPATVEDLEAAIHDTISQANSILFHNPNVLEQYESRQVKIDDLTRKLDEDENKLNKLLDEINSLKGSWLPTLRNLVFQINQTFSRNFQEMAVAGEVLLDDHGMDFDQYGILIKVKFRQAGQLQVLSAHHQSGGERSVSTILYLVSLQDLTNCPFRVVDEINQGMDPVNERKMFQQLVKAASQPNTPQCFLLTPKLLEGLQYSEVCTVLAIMNGPWIEQPSKVWSCGENWGSIVGLLGGSQC; via the exons ATGGGTCCG GTTTTGGGGAGGGCAACAAGCATTGGTGCATATGTGAAACGTGGGGAGGAGTCTGGGTACATCAAAATAACTTTGAGAGGAGAAAACAAGGGGGAGAAAATCACAATTACTCGCAAAATAGATGTACACAACAAGTCTGAGTGGATTTTAAATG GAAAGGTGGTGCCAAAGAAGGATATACTTGAGGTAATCCAAAGGTTCAACATCCAGATCAACAATTTGACTCAA TTTCTTCCACAAGATAGAGTTTGTGAGTTTGCCAAATTAACTCCGGTACAACTGCTTGAAGAGACTGAGAAAGCTGTTGGTGATCCTCGACTACCCATCCAGCATCGCTCACTTATTACTAAGAGTCAAGAACTAAAGAAGCTTGAACGA ACAGTTGAAAGCAACCGAGGATCTCTTATtcagctcaagggacttaatgCACAACTAGAAAGGGATGTTGAACGTGTACGGCAAAGAGAAGAACTCCTGTTGCAG GTTGAGTCAATGAGAAAGAAATTGCCCTGGCTGCAATATGACATTAAGAAGGCTGAGTATTTAGAAGCTCAAGGGTGGGAGAAAGAAGCAAAGAAGAAACTCGATGAAGCTGCCAATGCTTTAAATCAACATAAAATACCTCTCGA GaaacaaaagcaagaaaaaaccGCACATGATGCTAACTGTAAAAAGTTATTTGGACTTTTAGATAGCAACACGAAGAAAAGGTTGCAAATTGAGAAGGATGACAATTCTCTG GGAGTGCAAGTACAAGGAACATATAATGAAATAGAAGAGTTAAAGTTGCAAGAAGAATCGCGTCAGCGAAGAGTCAATAAAGCTAAAGAAGAGCTTCAAGCTGCTGAATTGGAACTTGACAATCTTCCTGTTTTTGAACATCCCAAGGATAAAATT GAGGAATTGTTTGCTCAAATTTGTGAGCTGGATGATGCTGCCAGAGAAATTAGGTCTGCGAAGTCTCAGAAAGAGGGGGAACTAAATCAATGTAGGCAAAACCAGAGGCAGTGTGTGCAAAG ATTGGAAGACATGGAAAGCACTAACCATAAGAGGTTACAAGCGTTACGAAATTCTGGTGCTGAGAAGATATTTGAGGCTTACAAGTGGGTACAGGAGCATCGTCATGAATTCAGAAAAGCGGTTTACGGTCCAGTACTTCTTGAG GTCAACGTATCAAATAGGGTCCATGCTGACTATTTAGAGGGTCATGTTGCCCATTACATATGGAAG GCCTTTATTACCCAGGATCCAGCTGACCGTGACTTCTTGTTTACAAACCTCCGGTCCTTTGATGTTCCAGTAATAAATCATGTTGGAGATGAAGTTTGTCATAGGAGGCCTTTTCAAGTTACTGAGGAG ATGCGAATGCTTGGCATCTATTCTAGGCTTGACCAAATATTTGAGGCTCCTTATGCTGTCAGAGAAGTTTTAATTAGCCAGTTTGGGCTGGAATATTCT TACATTGGGTCCAAAGAAACTGACCAAAGGGCTGATGAGGTACTGAGGTTGGACATAATGGATCTCTGGACTCCAGAAAGCCACTATAGATGGAATCAGTCACGATATGGTGGTCATATTTCTGCCTCCGTGGATGCAGTGCAGCACTCTCATCTTCTTTTATGCA ATGTTGATGTCAGGGAAATTGAGAGACTCAAATCCAAAAGGGCGGAGCTTGATGACAGGATCTCCACTTTAGGGCGAGATATTCAAGCATTTCAAAGTGAGCTGAGGCATGTGGAGGACAAAGGAGCTAATTTGCACAGGGAACGT GAGGAAATTAACAGCAATTATCAGAGTCAGATGAGGAAACAGCGTGAAGTGGAAAGCCGCATAA ACCAAAGGAGGTTGAGGCTGAAATCCATGGAGGAGAAGGAGAACCCAGATCTCTCTTTGTTAAAACTccttgaaaaaattgaagaattgaAGGTTAAGCGTTTGCAACTTGCAATCCAACTTAAG GATTCAATCATTGATGCTGTTGCTTACCGAAGAGATTTTGCTGAAAAAAACCTGGTCTCTATAGAGCTTGAAGATAAG ATGAAAGAAATGGAAGCCAACATGAAACAACAAGAGAAGCTATCACTTGAAGCATCAGTCCATTGTCAGAATT GTAAGAAGAAAGTGGACGATTGTCGACGAGAACTTTCAGCTGCCAAGAAGCATGCAGAGTCTATTGCCAAAATCACTCCTGAGCTTGAGCAAGAGTTTGTCAAG TTGCCTGCCACTGTTGAGGACTTGGAGGCTGCTATTCATGATACCATTTCTCAAGCCAACTCTATTCTTTTCCATAATCCAAATGTTCTTGAACAATATGAAAGTCGTCAAGTAAAA ATAGATGATCTTACAAGGAAACTAGATGAAGATGAGAACAAATTAAATAAGCTGCTTGATGAAATCAATTCTTTGAAG GGAAGTTGGCTTCCAACATTGAGGAACCTTGTGTTTCAAATAAACCAGACTTTCAGTCGTAACTTTCAAGAAATGGCTGTTGCTGGTGAAGTTTTACTGG ATGACCATGGCATGGACTTTGATCAGTACGGAATACTAATAAAAGTGAAGTTCAG GCAAGCTGGACAATTGCAGGTTCTCAGTGCCCATCATCAGTCTGGCGGG gagcGCTCTGTTTCAACTATTCTCTACCTTGTTTCTCTGCAAGACCTAACAAATTGTCCGTTTAGGGTGGTTGATGAGATAAATCAAG GTATGGACCCTGTCAATGAGAGAAAGATGTTTCAGCAGTTGGTCAAAGCTGCTAGTCAACCAAATACTCCACA GTGCTTCTTACTCACTCCAAAGTTGCTGGAAGGTCTTCAATACAGTGAGGTATGCACCGTACTGGCTATAATGAATGGCCCTTGGATTGAGCAGCCATCAAAAG TATGGAGCTGTGGGGAAAACTGGGGATCTATTGTGGGCCTGCTTGGGGGAAGTCAGTGCTGA
- the LOC113732338 gene encoding structural maintenance of chromosomes protein 5 isoform X1: MMDEPQAKRAKVTRDTDDYMPGNILEIELCNFMTFTTLFEKPGSRLNLVIGPNGSGKSSLVCAIALGLGADPQVLGRATSIGAYVKRGEESGYIKITLRGENKGEKITITRKIDVHNKSEWILNGKVVPKKDILEVIQRFNIQINNLTQFLPQDRVCEFAKLTPVQLLEETEKAVGDPRLPIQHRSLITKSQELKKLERTVESNRGSLIQLKGLNAQLERDVERVRQREELLLQVESMRKKLPWLQYDIKKAEYLEAQGWEKEAKKKLDEAANALNQHKIPLEKQKQEKTAHDANCKKLFGLLDSNTKKRLQIEKDDNSLGVQVQGTYNEIEELKLQEESRQRRVNKAKEELQAAELELDNLPVFEHPKDKIEELFAQICELDDAAREIRSAKSQKEGELNQCRQNQRQCVQRLEDMESTNHKRLQALRNSGAEKIFEAYKWVQEHRHEFRKAVYGPVLLEVNVSNRVHADYLEGHVAHYIWKAFITQDPADRDFLFTNLRSFDVPVINHVGDEVCHRRPFQVTEEMRMLGIYSRLDQIFEAPYAVREVLISQFGLEYSYIGSKETDQRADEVLRLDIMDLWTPESHYRWNQSRYGGHISASVDAVQHSHLLLCNVDVREIERLKSKRAELDDRISTLGRDIQAFQSELRHVEDKGANLHREREEINSNYQSQMRKQREVESRINQRRLRLKSMEEKENPDLSLLKLLEKIEELKVKRLQLAIQLKDSIIDAVAYRRDFAEKNLVSIELEDKMKEMEANMKQQEKLSLEASVHCQNCKKKVDDCRRELSAAKKHAESIAKITPELEQEFVKLPATVEDLEAAIHDTISQANSILFHNPNVLEQYESRQVKIDDLTRKLDEDENKLNKLLDEINSLKGSWLPTLRNLVFQINQTFSRNFQEMAVAGEVLLDDHGMDFDQYGILIKVKFRQAGQLQVLSAHHQSGGERSVSTILYLVSLQDLTNCPFRVVDEINQGMDPVNERKMFQQLVKAASQPNTPQCFLLTPKLLEGLQYSEVCTVLAIMNGPWIEQPSKVWSCGENWGSIVGLLGGSQC; this comes from the exons ATGATGGACGAGCCCCAGGCCAAAAGGGCCAAAGTCACCAG GGATACAGATGATTACATGCCTGGAAACATCCTTGAGATTGAGCTTTGCAACTTCATGACATTCACTACATTGTTTGAAAAACCAGGCTCACGACTAAACCTTGTTATTGGACCTAATGGGTCCGGTAAGAGCTCTCTTGTTTGCGCAATTGCGCTTGGCCTTGGCGCTGACCCACAG GTTTTGGGGAGGGCAACAAGCATTGGTGCATATGTGAAACGTGGGGAGGAGTCTGGGTACATCAAAATAACTTTGAGAGGAGAAAACAAGGGGGAGAAAATCACAATTACTCGCAAAATAGATGTACACAACAAGTCTGAGTGGATTTTAAATG GAAAGGTGGTGCCAAAGAAGGATATACTTGAGGTAATCCAAAGGTTCAACATCCAGATCAACAATTTGACTCAA TTTCTTCCACAAGATAGAGTTTGTGAGTTTGCCAAATTAACTCCGGTACAACTGCTTGAAGAGACTGAGAAAGCTGTTGGTGATCCTCGACTACCCATCCAGCATCGCTCACTTATTACTAAGAGTCAAGAACTAAAGAAGCTTGAACGA ACAGTTGAAAGCAACCGAGGATCTCTTATtcagctcaagggacttaatgCACAACTAGAAAGGGATGTTGAACGTGTACGGCAAAGAGAAGAACTCCTGTTGCAG GTTGAGTCAATGAGAAAGAAATTGCCCTGGCTGCAATATGACATTAAGAAGGCTGAGTATTTAGAAGCTCAAGGGTGGGAGAAAGAAGCAAAGAAGAAACTCGATGAAGCTGCCAATGCTTTAAATCAACATAAAATACCTCTCGA GaaacaaaagcaagaaaaaaccGCACATGATGCTAACTGTAAAAAGTTATTTGGACTTTTAGATAGCAACACGAAGAAAAGGTTGCAAATTGAGAAGGATGACAATTCTCTG GGAGTGCAAGTACAAGGAACATATAATGAAATAGAAGAGTTAAAGTTGCAAGAAGAATCGCGTCAGCGAAGAGTCAATAAAGCTAAAGAAGAGCTTCAAGCTGCTGAATTGGAACTTGACAATCTTCCTGTTTTTGAACATCCCAAGGATAAAATT GAGGAATTGTTTGCTCAAATTTGTGAGCTGGATGATGCTGCCAGAGAAATTAGGTCTGCGAAGTCTCAGAAAGAGGGGGAACTAAATCAATGTAGGCAAAACCAGAGGCAGTGTGTGCAAAG ATTGGAAGACATGGAAAGCACTAACCATAAGAGGTTACAAGCGTTACGAAATTCTGGTGCTGAGAAGATATTTGAGGCTTACAAGTGGGTACAGGAGCATCGTCATGAATTCAGAAAAGCGGTTTACGGTCCAGTACTTCTTGAG GTCAACGTATCAAATAGGGTCCATGCTGACTATTTAGAGGGTCATGTTGCCCATTACATATGGAAG GCCTTTATTACCCAGGATCCAGCTGACCGTGACTTCTTGTTTACAAACCTCCGGTCCTTTGATGTTCCAGTAATAAATCATGTTGGAGATGAAGTTTGTCATAGGAGGCCTTTTCAAGTTACTGAGGAG ATGCGAATGCTTGGCATCTATTCTAGGCTTGACCAAATATTTGAGGCTCCTTATGCTGTCAGAGAAGTTTTAATTAGCCAGTTTGGGCTGGAATATTCT TACATTGGGTCCAAAGAAACTGACCAAAGGGCTGATGAGGTACTGAGGTTGGACATAATGGATCTCTGGACTCCAGAAAGCCACTATAGATGGAATCAGTCACGATATGGTGGTCATATTTCTGCCTCCGTGGATGCAGTGCAGCACTCTCATCTTCTTTTATGCA ATGTTGATGTCAGGGAAATTGAGAGACTCAAATCCAAAAGGGCGGAGCTTGATGACAGGATCTCCACTTTAGGGCGAGATATTCAAGCATTTCAAAGTGAGCTGAGGCATGTGGAGGACAAAGGAGCTAATTTGCACAGGGAACGT GAGGAAATTAACAGCAATTATCAGAGTCAGATGAGGAAACAGCGTGAAGTGGAAAGCCGCATAA ACCAAAGGAGGTTGAGGCTGAAATCCATGGAGGAGAAGGAGAACCCAGATCTCTCTTTGTTAAAACTccttgaaaaaattgaagaattgaAGGTTAAGCGTTTGCAACTTGCAATCCAACTTAAG GATTCAATCATTGATGCTGTTGCTTACCGAAGAGATTTTGCTGAAAAAAACCTGGTCTCTATAGAGCTTGAAGATAAG ATGAAAGAAATGGAAGCCAACATGAAACAACAAGAGAAGCTATCACTTGAAGCATCAGTCCATTGTCAGAATT GTAAGAAGAAAGTGGACGATTGTCGACGAGAACTTTCAGCTGCCAAGAAGCATGCAGAGTCTATTGCCAAAATCACTCCTGAGCTTGAGCAAGAGTTTGTCAAG TTGCCTGCCACTGTTGAGGACTTGGAGGCTGCTATTCATGATACCATTTCTCAAGCCAACTCTATTCTTTTCCATAATCCAAATGTTCTTGAACAATATGAAAGTCGTCAAGTAAAA ATAGATGATCTTACAAGGAAACTAGATGAAGATGAGAACAAATTAAATAAGCTGCTTGATGAAATCAATTCTTTGAAG GGAAGTTGGCTTCCAACATTGAGGAACCTTGTGTTTCAAATAAACCAGACTTTCAGTCGTAACTTTCAAGAAATGGCTGTTGCTGGTGAAGTTTTACTGG ATGACCATGGCATGGACTTTGATCAGTACGGAATACTAATAAAAGTGAAGTTCAG GCAAGCTGGACAATTGCAGGTTCTCAGTGCCCATCATCAGTCTGGCGGG gagcGCTCTGTTTCAACTATTCTCTACCTTGTTTCTCTGCAAGACCTAACAAATTGTCCGTTTAGGGTGGTTGATGAGATAAATCAAG GTATGGACCCTGTCAATGAGAGAAAGATGTTTCAGCAGTTGGTCAAAGCTGCTAGTCAACCAAATACTCCACA GTGCTTCTTACTCACTCCAAAGTTGCTGGAAGGTCTTCAATACAGTGAGGTATGCACCGTACTGGCTATAATGAATGGCCCTTGGATTGAGCAGCCATCAAAAG TATGGAGCTGTGGGGAAAACTGGGGATCTATTGTGGGCCTGCTTGGGGGAAGTCAGTGCTGA
- the LOC113732338 gene encoding structural maintenance of chromosomes protein 5 isoform X3, with protein sequence MQKFSGKVVPKKDILEVIQRFNIQINNLTQFLPQDRVCEFAKLTPVQLLEETEKAVGDPRLPIQHRSLITKSQELKKLERTVESNRGSLIQLKGLNAQLERDVERVRQREELLLQVESMRKKLPWLQYDIKKAEYLEAQGWEKEAKKKLDEAANALNQHKIPLEKQKQEKTAHDANCKKLFGLLDSNTKKRLQIEKDDNSLGVQVQGTYNEIEELKLQEESRQRRVNKAKEELQAAELELDNLPVFEHPKDKIEELFAQICELDDAAREIRSAKSQKEGELNQCRQNQRQCVQRLEDMESTNHKRLQALRNSGAEKIFEAYKWVQEHRHEFRKAVYGPVLLEVNVSNRVHADYLEGHVAHYIWKAFITQDPADRDFLFTNLRSFDVPVINHVGDEVCHRRPFQVTEEMRMLGIYSRLDQIFEAPYAVREVLISQFGLEYSYIGSKETDQRADEVLRLDIMDLWTPESHYRWNQSRYGGHISASVDAVQHSHLLLCNVDVREIERLKSKRAELDDRISTLGRDIQAFQSELRHVEDKGANLHREREEINSNYQSQMRKQREVESRINQRRLRLKSMEEKENPDLSLLKLLEKIEELKVKRLQLAIQLKDSIIDAVAYRRDFAEKNLVSIELEDKMKEMEANMKQQEKLSLEASVHCQNCKKKVDDCRRELSAAKKHAESIAKITPELEQEFVKLPATVEDLEAAIHDTISQANSILFHNPNVLEQYESRQVKIDDLTRKLDEDENKLNKLLDEINSLKGSWLPTLRNLVFQINQTFSRNFQEMAVAGEVLLDDHGMDFDQYGILIKVKFRQAGQLQVLSAHHQSGGERSVSTILYLVSLQDLTNCPFRVVDEINQGMDPVNERKMFQQLVKAASQPNTPQCFLLTPKLLEGLQYSEVCTVLAIMNGPWIEQPSKVWSCGENWGSIVGLLGGSQC encoded by the exons ATGCAAAAATTTTCAG GAAAGGTGGTGCCAAAGAAGGATATACTTGAGGTAATCCAAAGGTTCAACATCCAGATCAACAATTTGACTCAA TTTCTTCCACAAGATAGAGTTTGTGAGTTTGCCAAATTAACTCCGGTACAACTGCTTGAAGAGACTGAGAAAGCTGTTGGTGATCCTCGACTACCCATCCAGCATCGCTCACTTATTACTAAGAGTCAAGAACTAAAGAAGCTTGAACGA ACAGTTGAAAGCAACCGAGGATCTCTTATtcagctcaagggacttaatgCACAACTAGAAAGGGATGTTGAACGTGTACGGCAAAGAGAAGAACTCCTGTTGCAG GTTGAGTCAATGAGAAAGAAATTGCCCTGGCTGCAATATGACATTAAGAAGGCTGAGTATTTAGAAGCTCAAGGGTGGGAGAAAGAAGCAAAGAAGAAACTCGATGAAGCTGCCAATGCTTTAAATCAACATAAAATACCTCTCGA GaaacaaaagcaagaaaaaaccGCACATGATGCTAACTGTAAAAAGTTATTTGGACTTTTAGATAGCAACACGAAGAAAAGGTTGCAAATTGAGAAGGATGACAATTCTCTG GGAGTGCAAGTACAAGGAACATATAATGAAATAGAAGAGTTAAAGTTGCAAGAAGAATCGCGTCAGCGAAGAGTCAATAAAGCTAAAGAAGAGCTTCAAGCTGCTGAATTGGAACTTGACAATCTTCCTGTTTTTGAACATCCCAAGGATAAAATT GAGGAATTGTTTGCTCAAATTTGTGAGCTGGATGATGCTGCCAGAGAAATTAGGTCTGCGAAGTCTCAGAAAGAGGGGGAACTAAATCAATGTAGGCAAAACCAGAGGCAGTGTGTGCAAAG ATTGGAAGACATGGAAAGCACTAACCATAAGAGGTTACAAGCGTTACGAAATTCTGGTGCTGAGAAGATATTTGAGGCTTACAAGTGGGTACAGGAGCATCGTCATGAATTCAGAAAAGCGGTTTACGGTCCAGTACTTCTTGAG GTCAACGTATCAAATAGGGTCCATGCTGACTATTTAGAGGGTCATGTTGCCCATTACATATGGAAG GCCTTTATTACCCAGGATCCAGCTGACCGTGACTTCTTGTTTACAAACCTCCGGTCCTTTGATGTTCCAGTAATAAATCATGTTGGAGATGAAGTTTGTCATAGGAGGCCTTTTCAAGTTACTGAGGAG ATGCGAATGCTTGGCATCTATTCTAGGCTTGACCAAATATTTGAGGCTCCTTATGCTGTCAGAGAAGTTTTAATTAGCCAGTTTGGGCTGGAATATTCT TACATTGGGTCCAAAGAAACTGACCAAAGGGCTGATGAGGTACTGAGGTTGGACATAATGGATCTCTGGACTCCAGAAAGCCACTATAGATGGAATCAGTCACGATATGGTGGTCATATTTCTGCCTCCGTGGATGCAGTGCAGCACTCTCATCTTCTTTTATGCA ATGTTGATGTCAGGGAAATTGAGAGACTCAAATCCAAAAGGGCGGAGCTTGATGACAGGATCTCCACTTTAGGGCGAGATATTCAAGCATTTCAAAGTGAGCTGAGGCATGTGGAGGACAAAGGAGCTAATTTGCACAGGGAACGT GAGGAAATTAACAGCAATTATCAGAGTCAGATGAGGAAACAGCGTGAAGTGGAAAGCCGCATAA ACCAAAGGAGGTTGAGGCTGAAATCCATGGAGGAGAAGGAGAACCCAGATCTCTCTTTGTTAAAACTccttgaaaaaattgaagaattgaAGGTTAAGCGTTTGCAACTTGCAATCCAACTTAAG GATTCAATCATTGATGCTGTTGCTTACCGAAGAGATTTTGCTGAAAAAAACCTGGTCTCTATAGAGCTTGAAGATAAG ATGAAAGAAATGGAAGCCAACATGAAACAACAAGAGAAGCTATCACTTGAAGCATCAGTCCATTGTCAGAATT GTAAGAAGAAAGTGGACGATTGTCGACGAGAACTTTCAGCTGCCAAGAAGCATGCAGAGTCTATTGCCAAAATCACTCCTGAGCTTGAGCAAGAGTTTGTCAAG TTGCCTGCCACTGTTGAGGACTTGGAGGCTGCTATTCATGATACCATTTCTCAAGCCAACTCTATTCTTTTCCATAATCCAAATGTTCTTGAACAATATGAAAGTCGTCAAGTAAAA ATAGATGATCTTACAAGGAAACTAGATGAAGATGAGAACAAATTAAATAAGCTGCTTGATGAAATCAATTCTTTGAAG GGAAGTTGGCTTCCAACATTGAGGAACCTTGTGTTTCAAATAAACCAGACTTTCAGTCGTAACTTTCAAGAAATGGCTGTTGCTGGTGAAGTTTTACTGG ATGACCATGGCATGGACTTTGATCAGTACGGAATACTAATAAAAGTGAAGTTCAG GCAAGCTGGACAATTGCAGGTTCTCAGTGCCCATCATCAGTCTGGCGGG gagcGCTCTGTTTCAACTATTCTCTACCTTGTTTCTCTGCAAGACCTAACAAATTGTCCGTTTAGGGTGGTTGATGAGATAAATCAAG GTATGGACCCTGTCAATGAGAGAAAGATGTTTCAGCAGTTGGTCAAAGCTGCTAGTCAACCAAATACTCCACA GTGCTTCTTACTCACTCCAAAGTTGCTGGAAGGTCTTCAATACAGTGAGGTATGCACCGTACTGGCTATAATGAATGGCCCTTGGATTGAGCAGCCATCAAAAG TATGGAGCTGTGGGGAAAACTGGGGATCTATTGTGGGCCTGCTTGGGGGAAGTCAGTGCTGA